From one Lolium rigidum isolate FL_2022 chromosome 4, APGP_CSIRO_Lrig_0.1, whole genome shotgun sequence genomic stretch:
- the LOC124649912 gene encoding probable WRKY transcription factor 26, whose translation MASSAGSLDHAAFTFTPPNFITSFTDLLSGSGPSDGERRSPRGFSQGSRGGVPKFKSAQPPSLPISPPPPGSPFSYFSIPAGLSPAELLDSPVLLNYSNILASPTTGAIPAQKYDWKDLIASQQEELSRGDNAFADFSFHAVNSNAAASQTNSFPSFKEQEKVVEVSKSIVASTKSSGGNTNSSSNKQLEDGYNWRKYGQKQVKGSENPRSYYKCTYANCSMKKKVERSLADGRITQIVYKGAHDHPKPLSTRRNSSSSACAAAVARAEDGPEHSGATPEHSSVTFGDDDADNGSQRSDGAEPQAKRWKEDADNEGSSGGAGGAGGKPVREPRLVVQTLSDIDILDDGFRWRKYGQKVVKGNPNPRSYYKCTTVGCPVRKHVERASHDNRAVITTYEGKHNHDVPVGRGAGASRALPIASSSEISSGPIRPAATGQSPYTLEMLTNPAAGYGGAFQRTKDEPRDDLFVESLLC comes from the exons ATGGCGTCCTCCGCGGGGAGCCTCGACCACGCAGCCTTCACCTTCACGCCGCCCAACTTCATCACCTCCTTCACCGATCTTCTCTCCGGCTCCGGCCCCAGCGACGGGGAGCGCCGCTCGCCGAGGGGGTTCAGCCAGGGGAGCAGGGGCGGGGTGCCCAAGTTCAAGTCCGCGCAGCCCCCCAGCCTGCccatctcgccgccgccgcccggctcgCCCTTCTCCTACTTCTCCATCCCGGCGGGTCTCAGCCCCGCCGAGCTGCTCGACTCCCCCGTCCTCCTCAACTACTCTAAC ATCTTGGCGTCTCCGACCACCGGCGCAATCCCGGCGCAGAAATATGACTGGAAGGATCTCATCGCCTCCCAGCAAGAGGAGCTCAGCAGAGGAGACAACGCCTTCGCGGACTTCTCCTTCCACGCGGTCAACTCCAACGCCGCCGCTTCTCAAACAAATTCTTTCCCCTCCTTCAAG GAACAAGAGAAAGTGGTGGAAGTGAGCAAGAGCATCGTAGCGAGCACCAAGAGCAGCGGTGGCAACAcaaacagcagcagcaacaagcagCTCGAGGACGGGTACAACTGGAGGAAGTACGGGCAGAAGCAGGTGAAGGGGAGCGAGAACCCCCGGAGCTACTACAAGTGCACCTACGCCAACTGCTCCATGAAGAAGAAGGTCGAGCGCTCGCTCGCCGACGGCCGCATCACGCAGATCGTCTACAAGGGCGCGCACGACCACCCCAAGCCGCTCTCCACGCGCCgcaactcctcctcctcggcaTGCGCGGCGGCCGTCGCGCGCGCCGAGGACGGGCCCGAGCACTCCGGCGCCACGCCCGAGCACTCCTCGGTCACcttcggcgacgacgacgccgacaacGGCTCGCAGCGCAGCGACGGCGCGGAGCCCCAAGCCAAGCGCTGGAAGGAGGACGCCGACAACGAAGGCAGCTCCGGCGGCGCGGGGGGCGCCGGCGGCAAGCCGGTGCGCGAGCCCAGGCTCGTCGTGCAGACGCTCAGCGACATCGACATACTCGACGACGGCTTCAGGTGGAGGAAGTACGGCCAGAAGGTCGTCAAGGGGAACCCCAACCCGAGGAGCTACTACAAGTGCACCACCGTCGGCTGCCCGGTGCGCAAGCACGTCGAGCGGGCGTCGCACGACAACCGCGCCGTCATCACCACCTACGAGGGCAAGCACAACCACGACGTGCCGGTCGGCCGCGGCGCCGGCGCCAGCCGCGCGCTGCCGATCGCGTCGTCGTCCGAGATCAGCTCGGGGCCCATACGGCCGGCGGCTACCGGGCAGAGCCCCTACACCCTGGAGATGCTCACTAACCCCGCAGCCGGGTACGGCGGCGCGTTCCAGCGCACCAAGGACGAGCCCCGGGACGACCTGTTCGTCGAGTCGCTCCTCTGCTAA